A stretch of the Syntrophus gentianae genome encodes the following:
- a CDS encoding (4Fe-4S)-binding protein, with protein MAKITKKIKRIKVDADKCNGCRGCEMVCAGFHSVPKYNTINPARSRIKIVRHPTKDIWLPVFAGEYTAAECMGRETYVIDGKEYADCDFCRAACPARDRFKEPDSGLPLRCDMCENDPPLELPKCVEWCISDVLTYEEVEEEVEESVEMQDVEFGLASMVDKYGWDKMKDAFSRMQLKE; from the coding sequence ATGGCGAAAATAACTAAAAAAATCAAGAGAATCAAGGTTGATGCAGATAAATGCAACGGGTGCCGGGGATGTGAGATGGTCTGTGCCGGTTTTCACTCGGTTCCGAAATATAACACCATCAATCCGGCAAGATCCCGTATCAAGATTGTCCGCCATCCCACCAAGGACATCTGGCTTCCGGTATTCGCCGGTGAGTACACGGCGGCCGAATGCATGGGCCGGGAAACCTATGTCATTGACGGGAAGGAATATGCCGATTGCGACTTCTGCAGGGCTGCCTGTCCCGCCAGAGATCGATTCAAGGAGCCTGATTCCGGTCTTCCGCTGCGCTGCGACATGTGTGAAAACGATCCGCCTCTGGAACTTCCGAAGTGCGTTGAGTGGTGTATCAGCGATGTCCTGACTTACGAAGAAGTTGAGGAAGAAGTTGAGGAGAGCGTAGAGATGCAGGATGTGGAGTTCGGTTTGGCCTCCATGGTGGACAAATACGGCTGGGACAAGATGAAGGATGCCTTTTCCCGGATGCAGTTGAAGGAATAA
- a CDS encoding (Fe-S)-binding protein, with product METVAPYKEIIAEVKSHGGDAFKRCFQCGLCDSVCPWNRVTSFSMRKLVREATFGLTDIESEDMWRCTTCGRCPQQCPRDVKQIESGVALRRIATEYGVYPHSVLPIKSIRGSLVGSGNPLNEERSKRADWAKGLNVPEFTEDMDILYFPDCYASYDPRMKKVAVATAKVLQKAGVNFGILGDKEVCCGESIRKAGEEEVFKRLAKENIKAFVDAGVKKILVSSPHCYHTFKNEYPEFKVNFEVVHITQFLAELIQEGKITLNGEYAKKLTWHDPCYLGRHNGIYNEPREVLQAVPGAEFTELPEHHVASLCCGGGGGRIWMETVKGERFCDLRIDQAVGVGAEVLVTACPYCITNFEDSRVTMGMDEKIEIKEISEVIAELI from the coding sequence ATGGAGACAGTAGCTCCTTACAAAGAGATTATTGCTGAAGTGAAATCGCACGGTGGAGACGCCTTCAAGCGATGTTTCCAATGCGGATTGTGCGACAGTGTTTGTCCCTGGAACCGGGTGACGAGCTTCAGCATGCGGAAGCTGGTCCGGGAGGCCACCTTCGGCCTGACGGATATAGAAAGTGAAGATATGTGGCGCTGCACCACCTGCGGGAGATGCCCCCAGCAGTGCCCGAGAGATGTGAAACAGATCGAGTCCGGGGTCGCCCTGCGGCGGATCGCCACGGAATACGGGGTGTATCCCCACTCCGTCCTACCCATCAAGTCCATTCGAGGCAGCCTCGTCGGTTCGGGGAACCCCCTGAACGAAGAGCGGAGCAAGCGGGCAGACTGGGCCAAGGGCCTGAATGTTCCGGAATTTACCGAGGACATGGACATCCTCTATTTCCCCGACTGCTACGCCAGCTATGACCCGCGGATGAAGAAGGTGGCCGTGGCCACGGCGAAGGTCCTGCAGAAGGCCGGGGTGAACTTCGGCATTCTGGGGGATAAGGAAGTCTGCTGCGGGGAGAGCATCCGCAAGGCGGGTGAAGAGGAGGTTTTCAAGCGCCTGGCCAAGGAGAACATCAAGGCCTTTGTCGATGCCGGGGTGAAGAAGATCCTGGTGTCCTCCCCCCACTGCTACCACACCTTCAAGAACGAGTACCCCGAGTTCAAGGTGAACTTCGAGGTGGTCCATATTACCCAGTTCCTGGCCGAACTGATCCAGGAAGGGAAAATCACCCTCAATGGCGAATACGCCAAGAAGCTGACCTGGCACGACCCCTGTTACCTGGGCCGCCACAACGGCATCTACAATGAGCCGCGGGAAGTCCTGCAGGCGGTTCCCGGTGCGGAGTTCACGGAGCTTCCCGAGCACCACGTGGCGAGTCTGTGCTGCGGCGGCGGCGGAGGCCGGATCTGGATGGAGACGGTCAAGGGCGAGCGCTTCTGCGACCTGCGGATCGACCAGGCGGTCGGTGTCGGGGCGGAGGTGCTGGTGACGGCCTGTCCGTACTGCATCACGAACTTCGAGGACAGCCGGGTGACCATGGGTATGGACGAGAAGATCGAGATCAAAGAGATTTCGGAAGTGATTGCGGAATTGATTTAG